A window of Nitrospiria bacterium contains these coding sequences:
- the sat gene encoding sulfate adenylyltransferase: protein MSVLPIQPHGGTLINRLLEGQERQEAEAKANGLKKIPVNTREMSDLELIAIGGFSPLTGFMSEEDYTEVVEDMHLSNGLPWSLPITLSVNKEQAGLLKEGEEIALTDEGGKPIAIMELKEKFPHARSKEAQAVYATTSTDHPGVAYLHQMGEILLGGPIQLLQRPSHSDFQEFRLEPAQTRRIFKEKGWRRVVGFQTRNPIHRAHEYIQKCALEVVDGLLVHPLVGATKGDDIPADTRMKCYEVLLENYYPKDRSILSVFPAAMRYAGPREAIFHALVRKNYGCTHFIVGRDHAGVGSFYGTFDAHYIFDRFKPGELDITPLFFDHTFYCKHCEGMASIKTCPHDKNEHVSLSGTKVREMLRSGIIPPVEFTRYEVAQILIEAMKPQE from the coding sequence ATGAGTGTCTTGCCGATTCAACCCCATGGTGGAACCTTAATTAATCGACTCCTCGAAGGACAAGAACGTCAGGAGGCCGAGGCAAAAGCCAACGGTTTAAAGAAAATTCCCGTGAACACCAGGGAAATGTCCGACCTTGAGCTGATTGCCATCGGCGGGTTTAGTCCTCTCACGGGTTTTATGTCCGAAGAAGATTACACCGAAGTGGTTGAAGACATGCACCTGTCCAACGGCCTGCCCTGGTCCCTTCCCATTACCCTTTCCGTTAACAAGGAGCAGGCGGGCTTACTCAAAGAGGGAGAAGAGATCGCCCTCACCGATGAAGGCGGGAAACCGATCGCAATTATGGAACTGAAGGAAAAATTCCCTCACGCAAGATCCAAAGAGGCCCAAGCGGTTTACGCAACCACCAGCACCGATCATCCGGGGGTAGCCTATCTTCATCAAATGGGTGAAATCCTCCTGGGGGGACCGATTCAACTCCTTCAAAGACCCTCGCACAGCGATTTTCAGGAATTCCGTTTAGAACCCGCACAGACACGGAGAATTTTTAAAGAAAAAGGCTGGCGCCGTGTAGTGGGTTTTCAGACACGAAACCCCATACACCGAGCCCATGAATATATTCAAAAATGTGCCTTGGAAGTGGTGGATGGTCTTTTGGTCCACCCCCTTGTTGGAGCCACTAAGGGAGATGACATTCCAGCAGACACAAGAATGAAATGCTATGAAGTCCTGCTCGAAAACTACTATCCGAAAGACCGGAGCATTTTATCCGTTTTCCCAGCTGCTATGCGTTATGCGGGTCCAAGAGAAGCCATCTTTCATGCACTGGTCCGAAAAAACTACGGCTGCACCCACTTTATTGTGGGCCGGGATCATGCCGGTGTGGGAAGCTTTTACGGCACCTTTGATGCCCATTATATTTTTGATCGATTTAAGCCAGGCGAACTGGATATTACCCCACTTTTCTTCGACCATACCTTCTATTGCAAACATTGCGAAGGCATGGCCTCCATCAAAACCTGCCCCCACGATAAAAATGAGCATGTTTCATTATCGGGAACCAAGGTTCGGGAGATGCTCCGAAGCGGCATCATCCCCCCGGTGGAATTCACCCGGTATGAGGTGGCTCAAATCCTCATCGAAGCCATGAAACCCCAGGAATAA